The genome window CTCGAACAAAGTGAAAAAGCTTTGCGTGACCttggaaatattgatttcaTATATACCACGTGGCGATTCGTTTGATAGACGGCTTCAAGCAGTtgcaaattattttccaacaatagttttgcgaaaaaatccTCGCATCGAAACaagtaaaaatggaaaacaagTCACCAATGAAAGGGAGCGAAGCAGAAAATGCCAAAGATCAGTTGAAGAAGGTTAGTTTATGGAatattttgtagtttattaATTATGCAATACTGTAAACTCTGTATCTTGAGGAATGAAAACTGCGCATTTTGACTTAATAAGTTTGAAGTGGTTAGTACTCCACGTTGTGGCCGTGGCGACGCTAGTTCGATTCCAGCAGCAGGCAACGTTTTGCACTTTCCGAAAAGTAACTTTTTAATATACAAACTTATCAGAAAACTGCTGAAGAATTCGCTCAAATGGCTATCATCAATCGTGCTTTTTCTGCTGAGTCAACTGAAGACCCACCACCACTGGCTCAGAAACGGTCCGAATCGACTTTAAAACCATTGAATGATGAATTGAAGTCGGTGCCACTGGTTAGAGCTTTCAATTCTGCTGAAAATCAACTGGATCCAAAGAATCAGAACGCTGCAAAGAAGTGAACAGTTATCAATGGGatacttgatttttgaaagtaataAATTAGTAAAGTTAAATGTATTGCtctcaatttcaataaacttATCAATCAGTTCTGATACCCGACACAATTTTAGAGAACTCGTTTCTTGGGTtgtttagaaatattttactctctggcttcacagaataatttactctccggcttcacagtatattttactctctggcttcacagtatattttactctctggcttcacagaataatttactctctggcttcacagtaaattttactctctggcttcacagtatattttactctctggcttcacagaataatttactctctggcttcacagtatattttactcatggcttcacagaataatttactctctggcttcacagtattttactctctggcttcacagtatattttactctctggcttcacagaataatttactctctggcttcacagtatattttactctctggcttcacagaataatttactctctggcttcacagtatattttactctctggcttcacagaataatttactctctggcttcatagtatattttactctctggcttcacagtatattttactctctggcttcacagtacattttactctctggcttcacagaataatttactctctggcttcacagtatattttactctctggcttcacagtatattttactctctggcttcacagtatattttactgtcatgtacattttcagccgTATCTTTAAGTGTGTATTATCAaatgaaaatgacaatttattgGCAAAATAggtagattttcaaaactttaaaaattcataaatcacttcaaagtaacttttttcgaacaaatttaTTCCGAATATCTTCCTCAAGTTAAGATCCCAGACGTTTTGGAGTCATTTTCAGGGGCTTCGGAGACGGAATGTATGGGATACGAACTTCTGGGGCAGGCTCCGATGGCAAGGTGGCTGGAACTGGAGTTGGAGCTGGTGCAACGGCTGATTTGATAATACATGGAGGATTCGTGCACGGTTTCTTGTAGAAATCTTGTTTGTCTtcataatttccaaaacatcAGAAGGAAGAAGCTgcaaagaagaaaatgaaaacatgttTCTATATTTAAGTGAAGTGATAAAAGAAAATGGGTTTAAACTGACCACATCAAACTGCTTGTTGGCTTTTCCTTGGGGTGGTTTTGGAGGTGGAAGCATCACTGAATTTCCAGCTTTCTTCACTCCAACAGCAGTACTCTGTGCACCATCGGGAGGCAGTGGAGCAGGGCCGAGTGGATCAGTATTTGTGGATCTTTCCAATGTAAGACGTACCGTTTTTGTGTTGTTGACACTCGCATAGAGAAGCTGAAAGAGCGATAATAGTAGCCATTTGTGTTTCGGAAGATATCATACTTTTCTAGCAGAGTCACGATCAAGAACATAAATGTCATTAACTTTGACAAGAATATCTCCACCTTTGACATAGTGACACGCATTGGAAGCCGACTGAACCATTGAAATAGTTACAGTTTTTGGATCAACTGCCATCTGGAAACCatctttaaaagtttcaagtgTCCCGATTACTGACTCTATGAATAATAATCCCTGTTGCAGCACCTCCACGATAAGTGAAAGTCAACTCAACCATCTGAGTATTTGGACGACGAGGTGGCAATGGTTTTTCAGTGACAAGGCAATGATCATCTCGCATGAACTCAATTGTCACTTTTCCAGGAAGTTTTGCACTGATTGCACGGATAAAGTCAGCAGTTGTCTTTATGTTCTGAACATTTGGATTAGTTGAAACGGAAGCGGAAACGGATCTTAAAATATTCCTTACGGTTTCTCCATTGACGTTCAAAATCTCATCACCAGCAAATAGAACACCCATCAATTGGCTACTCACGTCCACATATATGATCTCAAATGTGATTATTCAAGATctcttcgatttttgaattgaaaatgagttttttaatAGCCCAAACTTcgtatttatgaaaaattaaggaATTTTCGAATGT of Caenorhabditis elegans chromosome II contains these proteins:
- the Y51B9A.5 gene encoding Ovule protein (Confirmed by transcript evidence); its protein translation is MENKSPMKGSEAENAKDQLKKKTAEEFAQMAIINRAFSAESTEDPPPLAQKRSESTLKPLNDELKSVPLVRAFNSAENQLDPKNQNAAKK
- the mpz-6 gene encoding PDZ domain-containing protein (Confirmed by transcript evidence); this translates as MTTNNNSFHVKGKEEVQFERKNVVVACDVVNGKIIYVDVSSQLMGVLFAGDEILNVNGETNIKTTADFIRAISAKLPGKVTIEFMRDDHCLVTEKPLPPRRPNTQMVELTFTYRGGAATGIIIHRMAVDPKTVTISMVQSASNACHYVKGGDILVKVNDIYVLDRDSARKLLYASVNNTKTVRLTLERSTNTDPLGPAPLPPDGAQSTAVGVKKAGNSVMLPPPKPPQGKANKQFDVLLPSDVLEIMKTNKISTRNRARILHVLSNQPLHQLQLQFQPPCHRSLPQKFVSHTFRLRSP